Part of the Angustibacter luteus genome, CCAGACGCGTGTACCGCCTGCTTCCGCCGTCGCCAGATAGTCGCGATATGCAGCCGCCTCCATCCAATGGGACCGCTCGCCTGTGAAGGGGTCGACCTCCGACCGAGTTCGAAACGTCACTTCCCAATAAGCCGATTGCCCAGCCTTCGTGGTGTGAAGGTCTGGGGACCGCATGCGGTGAGGTCCAGCCCCGACCAAGGGGGCTTGAGCGTTCGGCGTGTTATTGGTCGCCTCCCCGAGGCGCGTGACGAGGTAACCGTCAGCGAGAAGCCACCTGGACCACGCGATCTCGCAACGTCGCCAGTGACTGTCGTCCTCCAGGTCGACCGCCATCCTGATCCTTTCAGCCTCGGAAAGCTCACGGCCCTCCTGCGACTCCGAGCATGCTCGGCACAGTCGCAGATCCAGGGATCCCTAATCTCTAGGCTCATACTGCCGAACTTTGGGGCAGACGATGGAGAACTAACCCTTGAGCAAGCCCACACCGACGTTCAATGCCCAGGTCGGGGCGGTGACCGAGAGCATCGGACCATGGATCGAGAACGACAGTCTCGATCACGCCCGACTTGAGCTGGCGCTTGCCCAAGTGGGCGCGGATGCTGCCGTTCGAGCACGAGTCGTCGCCATGTTGAGCGCGGCGCAGATCACCGTCGTCGGGGGCGACGAAGAGCTGCGCACTGGGTTGACCCACGACCAACGAATGCACAACGGCGTGGCACCTGACCCGAAGGCCCCCAGGAGAGCTGCGATCGCTGCGGCACGACGTGTTCTCGAGCTGGACCGTCGAGCGCATCGTCCTGACAAGCGTTTGCTCACGGCCGAGGAAGAGGTCGGGCTGAGTCTCATCATCCGTGGGACTGAGGAGAGGGCATTGCCTCGGGGCGGCTTGGCTGACCTATCGGGCGAACCCCGCGTCGCGGCCGACGCGATGGTTCTGCACAATGTGCGATTGGTCCACAAGATTGCGCGCGGGTATCACGGACAGGGCTTGGAACACGATGATTTGTATCAGAGTGGTATCGCTGGACTCATTCGTGCGGTGGAGATGTTCGAGCCTGAGTCGGGATTCAAGTTTTCTACCTATGCGACCTGGTGGATCAGGCAGTCGATCACGCGGTCCATCGCGAACGAAAGCCGGCTGGTGCGCATTCCTGTGCACATGCATGAGCTCATCCAGCGCGTCCGAGCCACGCAGCAGAGCCTTACCTTTGATGACTTCGGCCCGTCGGTCTCTGCCTTGGCGACTGAGTGCGGGCTGTCCATTGGAAAGGTGATCGAGTGCCTGCGACTGAGCCGACCGCCGCTTAGTCTGGACGCGGAGTACGGCGAAGATGGCTTTACATTGGGTGATCTCGTCGATCAGCAAGCCGATCAACCCGAACACGTCGAGGTCGGTGGCTTCTTTCCTGAAGATGTCTGGCCATGGTTGTCGCGCCTGGATGCCCGAGGCAGGGAGGTCGTGCTGCGTCGGTTCGGGTTTCATCCCTTCGCTGAGCAGCAGACCCTCGACGAGGTCGGCCGCGCATACGGGGTTACGCGGGAACGGATACGCCAGATCCAGGTCGTGGCGATGCGTCAGCTCGGTGCGATGGCGGCGGAGCCTCGAGCTCGGCCTTGATGAGCCCCAGGCGCCGGCAAGCGCCATCACCAAGTTGTTAGGGGAGTGGAACTGCTCCCACTCCCGCTCCTACGAGAACGATCGGAGGCGACTCGACAACGCAAGCAGGCCATCGGCGTCTTCAGGCACGCTTCATCGTGACGGATGCCGAGCGTGAACTGCGTCCGGACGCGCCGCCCGCATCCATAGCGCGCAACCAGCTACCAGATCGGCGGCGAATGCTCACCGTGCGCGTACGGTGCAGAAATGGCTAACCCCGTGGACGACGTGATCCGTCAATTCATGATGCCGAAGGCCGTTGCGATAACGGGTCGCTCGTCGAGTATCACGAACTCGTTCATCAACTCCATCATCCCAGTCGTCATCCCGACGCCTGAGGAGATTCGCAGAGCTCTCGAGATTCTCGACATGACGGAACAGGTTCGCTGCGCCTACTGCGCCGATCCTCACACCGAGTGGGACCACCTCCGACCGTTAGTGATCAACAAGCAGCCGACCGGCTATATCTCCGAGATCCACAACCTGGTCCCTTCATGCGGAAAGTGCAATCAATCAAAGGGAAACAAGCACTGGCGGGTCTGGATGCTCGGGTCCTCGCCCCTGTCCCCTGCCTCACGGGGGGTCTTCGACCTCGACGTGCTGGCGCTGCGACTCGAGCAGTACGAAGCTTGGAGTGCCCCCACTCGCCTCGACTTCGCCTCATTGGCCGGCCCGGCCCTCTGGGCCGAGCACTGGGATCACCACCGGCGGATCCTTGGCCTCATGCAGGAGGCGCAAGTCGTAGCCACCTCGATTCGCGAGAGTGTAAGGGCCGGCTACCTGGCACAAGCGCCGACGCGATATTCAGCCACCGACTGATAGTCGGGCGGCACGACACCGAGCCCGCCTGGGTCACGCATGCCGCTCGGAGGATGCCCGTGTTATCGAGGGTGCCGTGCATCAGAACTCGGCTCAACGGCAGCGATTTCGAGCACTCAGCCGGACGCGCAGCTACGTCCCGAGCATGCGAGGCAACGCTTCAATGCTCAGCGTGGCGCCTGGCCACGCCGAGCCCAGAATCAATTTATCCGTGTTCATTACACCCAACGGTGGCGCCAAAGGCGCCAGCCTTGTGTCTAATAGAGTGGCGGCGCCGGATAGGCGCCTTGTCGATACTGAAGCAGATGCTTGATGCATTGGCAGGCCGCCCCCATAGGGGCGGCCGTGCCTTGTTTCCCACCCCCACCCCTTTGTTCGCCGAAAGAGACTGACTCAAGAGAACGCGTGAGTACCTGCAGGTCAGCGGCCTGCCGACACGTGCGGAACGCTCCCCGTGGGAGCCGTGGGCGTAGCAGTTTGAGGCGAAACCGCTACGGCGATCGATCCCCGCAACTTGGACACCGGCCCCTGCCGAGCCACCCTTGTTGGGCGACGTGTCGAGGCAAAGCGAGACAGCGCCGACCCGAGCCTGGCGCAAGAAGGCCAACGCGCACGGCCTGTCTGATCGACCGATCCAGACTCGAGGCGACGCTCTCGAGGGTCCCCGGTCCGACTTCTCCTTGTTGATCGACGGCAAAATAGCCCGACCAACTCTCCCTGCCGAAACGGCGCGTGCCCGCTCTTCTCCATGCGCGAGACCGCTAAGAACCAGACCCTAAGCCAACCCGGGACAACCCCCCTCGCTCCCCCGATCTCTGCCGCCCAGGACTGAGCGACCGCCGCCCAGGTTCCTGAGCGGTCCTGAGGGCCAGCGAAATGAATCTTGTGCGCGACCCTGGCTTTGGCTGCCGATGCGCTTGCCTCGGCGGTGCCTGGCAGTGCCTTCAGTTGCTTGCTCATGGGACTCGACAAGACCAGCCACCACCGGAACCTGACCTTGCCCTCGCGGGACTCCCCAACACGAGTCTTCCGGGGAGGTCGGCCTCGAGCCGGTCGCCGTCCGATCGCGGAGGCCAGCCAGCCCGATTCACGGCCTCACCATTCGATGGGCCGCTGAAGCGGCATCCTCATTCAGCCAGCGCTCCAGTTCCGACAACCGGTAGCGGTACTGCTTGCCGATCTTGTAGCGGGGCACACCAGATCTGGCGGCACAGTTGTGCAGCCAGCTTGGCGGCTTGTCCAGGAACCTGGCCGCCTCCCTGGTGCTTACAAACGGCTCAGGCAACTTGCTGGTCAAGATCAGTCCTCCTCATCTTGGGCGCATTGAGTAACGCTAGACCCCATGTAATCGTCTTTCCATTAAGTCTGTCAAGACTCCATGCATGGACATGGGCCAGGGGGTCGGCTAGACTCACTGTCATGACCAACGGCGCATCGGAGACCCGCCAGTCACTCGGCGCGAGGCTGCGCAGCCAGTTGGGCTCCCAGCCCCTCGCCGCCCTCCCGGCGGCCCCGCAGGCACAGACGCACGTTGAGGATGACCGCATCACCACGATGTGCCGCTTGGGGGAGGACTGGATCATCGGCATCGAGTTCGTGCGGGACGAGCTCGACCTCGACCGCCCGGTTGAGCTGACAATCCTCGCGGCCCGCAGTGACTCGGACGTGGCGCTCACCACCAGCGTGCTGCGCGCCATCCCACTCGGACAGCTCATCGATGCTGCCCGAGCGGTATCCCGCGACGCATCGGTGCTTTACGACGCGTACGAGGCCGCGATCGCGGAAGAGCTGATCGTGTGGACGCAGGATGCCCGACGCACCGGCGCAAAGCGCAGCGGTTTGGCATACGCGGCCCTAGCCGCGCGCTACGCCGACCTGGTCGCACGCGGAGATCGCAAGCCC contains:
- a CDS encoding sigma-70 family RNA polymerase sigma factor translates to MSKPTPTFNAQVGAVTESIGPWIENDSLDHARLELALAQVGADAAVRARVVAMLSAAQITVVGGDEELRTGLTHDQRMHNGVAPDPKAPRRAAIAAARRVLELDRRAHRPDKRLLTAEEEVGLSLIIRGTEERALPRGGLADLSGEPRVAADAMVLHNVRLVHKIARGYHGQGLEHDDLYQSGIAGLIRAVEMFEPESGFKFSTYATWWIRQSITRSIANESRLVRIPVHMHELIQRVRATQQSLTFDDFGPSVSALATECGLSIGKVIECLRLSRPPLSLDAEYGEDGFTLGDLVDQQADQPEHVEVGGFFPEDVWPWLSRLDARGREVVLRRFGFHPFAEQQTLDEVGRAYGVTRERIRQIQVVAMRQLGAMAAEPRARP
- a CDS encoding HNH endonuclease; the protein is MANPVDDVIRQFMMPKAVAITGRSSSITNSFINSIIPVVIPTPEEIRRALEILDMTEQVRCAYCADPHTEWDHLRPLVINKQPTGYISEIHNLVPSCGKCNQSKGNKHWRVWMLGSSPLSPASRGVFDLDVLALRLEQYEAWSAPTRLDFASLAGPALWAEHWDHHRRILGLMQEAQVVATSIRESVRAGYLAQAPTRYSATD
- a CDS encoding helix-turn-helix domain-containing protein, which codes for MTSKLPEPFVSTREAARFLDKPPSWLHNCAARSGVPRYKIGKQYRYRLSELERWLNEDAASAAHRMVRP